Genomic segment of bacterium:
TCTGCGGCATGATATCGCCTCTGACCCACTTCCGGAGCGAGCGTTTGATCTCGCCCATTGTCGGCTTGTTCTCATGCACCTGCCGCAGCGGGATCTCGCGTTGGCGCGCATGATATCGGCCCTTAAGCCCGAAGGAGTGTTGCTCGCTGAAGAATTCGATGCGGTTTCCATGCCGGCTGACTCGACCATCAACCCGGCAGAGGATCCCCTGAAAACGCATACCGCATTGTTCACGCTGCTGCATAGAAAGGGTGTCGATGTGAGGTACGGCCGGCTGCTCCCCAGCAAGCTGCGCGATTCCGGCTTAGTTAACGTCCGTGCTGAAGGACGCGTGTTCATGTGGAGCGGCGCTTCACCGTTTGCGGATCACCACAAAGCCAATTTTGATCAGCTGCGGCGCGACATGGTTGAGACAGGGCTTATCACCGAGGAGAGTTCGAGCGCGATCGCGCGCGATTGGACAACCCACAATTCTTTCGGCTCTCGCCGGTGATGTGGGCCGTCTGGGGACGGCGCCCATGAGGCGACTTGGCGAAGGCGAGAGCACCGGCGGATGTCTTATGACGCGACGCGGACAATCAGCTTGCCGAAATTGCGCCCCTGGAGCAGCCCAATCAAGGCCTCGGGGGCACGCTCCAATCCATCAACGACATCTTCCCGGTACTTGATGCGGCCCTCACGGACCCACGCGAAGACCTCGCGCATGAACTCGTCTGACCGATCGGCATGATCGGAGACGATGAATCCACGCACGGTGAGCCGCTTGGTCAGCACCGATCCCAGGTTTGGCCCGGGCTTTGGGGTCACGTCGTTGTACTGTGCGATGAGGCCGCAGACCGGCACCCGTGCGAAATCGTTGAGCAGCGGCCACACCGCCTGCTGGACCGAACCGCCGACGTTCTCGAAATAGATGTCTATGCCATTTGGGCAGGCCCGACTGAGCGCTGCCCTGAGTTCCGGCAAGCGATGATCGACACAGGCATCGAAGCCGAGTGTGTCCACAACGTAATCGCACTTCGCGGCGCTCCCGGCGATCCCCACGACACGACACCCCTTGATCTTGGCAATCTGACCCACCACTGAGCCGACTGCTCCTGACGCCGCGGAGACGACCACCGTCTCGCCCGGGCGCGGTCGGCCGATATCGAGTAGCCCAACATAGGCGGTCATGCCCGGCATGCCGAGCACACCCAGCGCGGTGGAGATCGGAGCGAGTGTCGGATCGAGCTTGCGCAGCGCCCGGCCGGAAATGGCCGCGTAGTCTTGCCAGCCTCCTGGTCCGACCACGATATCGCCTGCGGCGAAACCGGAGTCATGCGACGAGACGACTCTTCCGACGGTACGGCCAACCATGACCCCGCCGACCGGCACCGACGCGGCGTATGACTTCCCGGCGTTCATCCGGCCGCGCATATAGGGGTCGAGGGAGAGCCACAGCGTGCGCGTCAGCGCTTCGCCGTCACCCGGCTCGGGTATTGGACTTTCGGTCAGGCCGAAATTCGCAGGCGTCGGCGCCCCAACGGGCCGGCTCTTCAGCACGATTTGGCGGTTTTGGTGGTCATGCATGGCCTCACCACCCTCGAGGACGAAGGATGGCATAGAACGAAACGGCGCACACGACTCCCCAGAACGCCGCGATGAGGAGGGGGAGGCGAAGGATGCATCGGGTGTCTTTCTTCCCGTGGCGGTCCGCGAGAACGTAGAAGACGGCGGCCGCGCCCGCGGCAACGGGCAGCGCAAACTTCTGGGTCAGCAGAATAATCGTCGCGGCCTTACAGAATGTAAACGCCATCCCCTCGTAGACTTCACCCCGCGTCCGAGGATGCGGCACTGCTTCCATCTGCGCTTTCATCGGAGAGCGCCTCCTGTACGTGAGAGGGTCGCTGCACGCGCCGCTTTCGAAACAGGCTTCGAGGCCGGGTAGAGATCCGCGGCTCAGGGCCGCGGGGCCGGGCGAGGCCCTCCAGTCCCCTGAGCGGCCTTGAATGCCGCCCACGCGATCACAAGCAGGCCGCCGCCGATGAGGATAGCCCAGACCGAGCCCCCT
This window contains:
- a CDS encoding methyltransferase domain-containing protein, whose product is NAGREAPSRFDALSAGYDPGTIRHLNDLGVGAGWHCLEVGAGHGSIARWLSERIGPSGRVLATDIDTRHLAFLNRPNVEVLRHDIASDPLPERAFDLAHCRLVLMHLPQRDLALARMISALKPEGVLLAEEFDAVSMPADSTINPAEDPLKTHTALFTLLHRKGVDVRYGRLLPSKLRDSGLVNVRAEGRVFMWSGASPFADHHKANFDQLRRDMVETGLITEESSSAIARDWTTHNSFGSRR
- a CDS encoding NADP-dependent oxidoreductase, with amino-acid sequence MHDHQNRQIVLKSRPVGAPTPANFGLTESPIPEPGDGEALTRTLWLSLDPYMRGRMNAGKSYAASVPVGGVMVGRTVGRVVSSHDSGFAAGDIVVGPGGWQDYAAISGRALRKLDPTLAPISTALGVLGMPGMTAYVGLLDIGRPRPGETVVVSAASGAVGSVVGQIAKIKGCRVVGIAGSAAKCDYVVDTLGFDACVDHRLPELRAALSRACPNGIDIYFENVGGSVQQAVWPLLNDFARVPVCGLIAQYNDVTPKPGPNLGSVLTKRLTVRGFIVSDHADRSDEFMREVFAWVREGRIKYREDVVDGLERAPEALIGLLQGRNFGKLIVRVAS